From Oryza brachyantha chromosome 9, ObraRS2, whole genome shotgun sequence, a single genomic window includes:
- the LOC102703332 gene encoding protein ALTERED PHOSPHATE STARVATION RESPONSE 1 yields the protein MGLCQSRLERQEAVSRCKARRRYTKQLVQARRDMAAAHALYLRALRATGAALLQFASAEADHPHPHHGSAPPPHPPSPPPPPSPPPPPPPPPPPLSPTPTTTSWTTNSSSISASPILPPPPPPPMPSSWDFWDPFAPSSSRSPTDDAEWDDAATTIDAPNAAPVVTVAAAAAPPPSIVTATTTTSTASELTVVAVPRGGAGKKDLAEIATELDEYFLKAADAGARVAALLEAPNCEPPETNHSFPGKVLNYSKNLRPMGWSWGGTGYSKGSSGFSRFGRGDEGMGNGGSSGILSHSSTVEKLYAWEKKLFLEVKSYEGFKQEHDKKIGLLRKQEVKGVDYLKMEKNKMEVESLDSKMLVATQSIETTTSEIMRLRESELFPQLLELVAGLMSMWRGMYECHQVQTHMVQQLEYLNNSLSTNPTSNVHRQAALQLEIEVDRWYSAFCSLVKSQRDYVYSLTGWLRLSLFQSYHDPHSKGHQNSDIYSLCEEWQLAIDRIPDKVASEGIKTLLTVIHAVVVQQAEEQKQKKRSESAFKELEKKTEELRSLESKYGPYSGAEGGFGDMSRKSPVSDKRAKVEALRCRADEEKSKYEKSIGVTRAMTLNNLQTGFPNVFQAMTGFASVCMEAFESVYNFKSSDRILDAKRLLT from the exons ATGGGGTTGTGCCAGTCGAGGCTGGAGAGGCAGGAGGCGGTGTCGAGGTGCAAGGCGAGGAGGCGGTACACCAAGCAGCTGGTGCAGGCGAGGAGggacatggcggcggcgcacgcgctGTACCTGCGGGCGCTGCGGGCCACgggcgccgcgctgctgcaGTTCGCCAGCGCTGAGGCGGACCACCCGCACCCGCACCAcggctccgcgccgccgccgcatccgccctcccctccgccgcccccgtccccgcctccgccgccgccccccccgccgccgccgctcagcccgACGCCGACCACCACGTCGTGGACGACCAACTCCTCCTCGATCAGCGCGTCGCCGATcctgcccccgccgccgccgccgccaatgccGTCCAGCTGGGACTTCTGGGACCCCTTcgccccgtcctcctcccgctcccccACCGACGACGCCGAGTGGGACGACGCCGCCACAACCATCGACGCCCCCAACGCGGCccccgtcgtcaccgtcgcggcggctgcggcccCGCCCCCTTCCATcgtcaccgccaccaccaccacctccacggcCAGCGAgctcaccgtcgtcgccgtgccccgcggcggcgcggggaagAAGGACCTGGCCGAGATTGCCACCGAGCTCGACGAGTACTTCCTCAAGgcggccgacgccggcgcccgcgtcgccgcgctgctcgaGGCCCCTAACTGCGAGCCACCTGAGACCAACCACAGCTTCCCAG GGAAGGTTCTGAATTACAGCAAGAACTTGCGGCCGATGGGATGGTCATGGGGCGGAACCGGCTACAGTAAAGGCAGCAGTGGTTTCTCGAGGTTTGGAAGAGGAGACGAAGGGATGGGCAATGGCGGAAGTAGTGGAATTCTTAGCCATTCATCCACCGTAGAGAAGCTCTACGCCTGGGAGAAGAAGCTGTTTCTTGAGGTCAAG AGTTACGAGGGGTTTAAGCAGGAACATGATAAGAAGATAGGGCTGTTGAGGAAGCAGGAGGTGAAGGGTGTGGACTACTTGAAGATGGAGAAGAACAAGATGGAGGTCGAGAGCCTGGATTCCAAAATGCTTGTTGCCACGCAGTCCATCGAGACCACCACTTCTGAGATAATGAGGCTGAGAGAATCCGAGCTATTTCCTCAGCTTCTTGAGCTGGTTGCTGG CTTGATGAGCATGTGGAGGGGCATGTATGAGTGTCATCAAGTACAAACTCACATGGTGCAGCAGCTTGAGTATCTCAATAATTCCTTGAGCACTAACCCGACTTCCAATGTCCACCGGCAAGCAGCTCTACAGCTTGAGATCGAGGTCGACAGATGGTACTCAGCATTTTGCAGTCTGGTTAAGTCCCAGAGAGACTATGTCTACTCATTGACCGGATGGCTTCGCCTCTCCTTGTTCCAAAGCTACCATGATCCACACAGTAAAGGTCATCAGAACTCCGATATCTACAGCTTGTGCGAGGAATGGCAGCTAGCCATTGATCGAATCCCCGACAAGGTGGCCTCGGAAGGGATCAAAACTCTCCTGACAGTGATACATGCCGTGGTTGTACAACAGGCTGAggagcaaaagcaaaaaaagaggTCCGAGTCTGCATTCAAGGAACTGGAGAAGAAGACAGAGGAACTAAGATCCCTAGAGTCCAAGTATGGGCCATACTCTGGTGCTGAAGGCGGCTTCGGGGATATGTCTCGGAAGTCGCCAGTATCAGACAAGAGGGCGAAGGTGGAGGCTCTGAGATGTCGGGCAGACGAGGAGAAGA